From Puntigrus tetrazona isolate hp1 chromosome 8, ASM1883169v1, whole genome shotgun sequence, the proteins below share one genomic window:
- the LOC122350973 gene encoding dematin-like, which yields MMIHKQSARTSPGSVCSLRGGGVPGSPAVTIVAKMDNQVIGYKDLAAIPKDKAILDIERPDLMMYEPHFSYSPMERSLSPRSISPPPSPEVSCIVHPKEWSEQGSPGGSNMGSTVQLRKISPASKGPMQHFHRPDSGINIYKKPPIYKHDGQTGTSHSKHDVIIESSKFPAAQPPDPNLPSKIETEYWPCPPSLATMEIEWRKKAAEQGKPVEDDDFEDLTEDAKRLQEQELQKIQSNLGKLILKEEIEKSVLIRRKTRSLPDGTNIHLGSSASATKSASLPPCSRTGLTRLQSADFASTDNGKAKTGVQNGDAQSGRMDRGSSLPSILEQKIYPYEMLIVTHRGRSKLPPGVDRTRLEVSHKLEIINYMNE from the exons atgatgATTCATAAG CAGTCGGCTCGTACCTCCCCGGGCAGTGTTTGCTCTCTACGTGGAGGAGGTGTTCCTGGATCCCCGGCGGTCACTATAGTG GCCAAAATGGACAATCAAGTGATTGGATATAAGGATCTAGCAGCTATACCTAAAGACAAGGCCATTCTGGATATAGAGAGGCCTGACCTGATGATGTATGAACCCCACTTCAGCTATTCACCGATGGAG AGGTCATTATCTCCTCGTTCAATCTCCCCTCCTCCATCTCCAGAGGTAAGTTGCATAGTGCAT CCCAAGGAGTGGTCAGAGCAGGGCTCTCCAGGAGGCTCCAACATGGGCTCCACGGTGCAGCTCCGCAAAATCAGCCCCGCTTCCAAAGGGCCCATGCAGCACTTCCACAGACCCG ACAGTGGCATCAACATCTACAAGAAGCCACCGATTTACAAACACG ACGGACAGACGGGAACGTCTCACAGTAAACACGATGTCATCATCGAGTCCTCCAAGTTCCCAGCAGCCCAGCCGCCTGACCCCAACCTGCCTTCGAAGATAGAGACCGAGTACTGGCCCTGTCCGCCCTCTCTAGCTACTATGG AGATTGAGTGGAGGAAGAAGGCAGCTGAGCAGGGAAAGCCAGTGGAGGATGATGACTTTGAGGATCTGACAGAAGATGCAAAGAGACTCCAGGAACAGGAACTTCAGAAG ATTCAGTCTAACTTGGGCAAATTGATCCTGAAGGAGGAAATAGAGAAATCAGTGCTCATCCGCAGAAAAACACGTTCCCTGCCAGACGGGACTAACATACATTTGG GATCATCAGCCAGCGCGACGAAATCGGCCTCTTTACCTCCCTGCAGTCGAACGGGCCTCACGAGA CTTCAGTCTGCGGACTTCGCCTCCACAGACAACGGAAAAGCAAAAACAg GCGTACAG AATGGCGACGCACAGAGTGGGAGAATGGACAGAGGAAGCTCTCTTCCTAGTATTCTGGAACAGAAG ATATATCCCTATGAAATGCTGATTGTAACCCACAGAGGGCGCAGTAAGCTTCCTCCGGGTGTTGACCGGACCAGGTTAGAGGTAAGTCacaaattagaaataattaactatatgaatgaataa
- the LOC122350992 gene encoding G protein-coupled receptor kinase 6-like yields the protein MFSGNSFKWLFLFLFFCLGGGGKRKGRSKKWREILRFPHISQCTELSKTIERDYFSLCDKQPIGRLLFRLYCETRPELQRCIQLLDAMEDYEVTPDEKRKSRGDEIIKKFLTKQSSECVDIAEGLAESCRENLELSPCKEIFSDCRKALHDYLSGAPFADYQNSMYFDRFLQWKMLERQPITKDTFRQYRVLGKGGFGEVCACQVRATGKMYACKKLEKKRIKKRKGEAMALNEKQILEKVNSRFVVSLAYAYETKDALCLVLTIMNGGDLKFHIYNMGTPGFEKERVQFYAAEICCGLEHLHRESIVYRDLKPENILLDDNGHIRISDLGLAIKVPDGEQIRGRVGTVGYMAPEVINNERYSMSPDWWGLGCLIYEMTAGRSPFRARKERVKREEVEKRVQEEEEEYSDKFSEDTKAICRMLLAKDPSERLGCQGDGATEVKAHPIFRSINFKRLAAGMLEAPFIPDPQAIYCKDVLDIEQFSTVKGVELEPKDDSFYSKVSTGSVPIPWQNEMIETECFKELNILNFDGTVPPDLDWRGQPSPPPKQGLLQRLFGRQECCGNCSDSEEEPTRL from the exons ATGTTTTCTGGAAATAGTTTTAAAtggctatttttgtttttgtttttctgtctagGTGGAGGAGGGAAACGTAAAGGAAGAAGTAAAAAATGGAGGGAGATCCTTCGTTTTCCTCATATCAGTCAGTGCACGGAGTTGAGCAAAACTATTG agCGGGACTATTTCAGCCTGTGTGACAAGCAGCCCATCGGGAGACTTCTGTTCCGCCTCTACTGTGAGACCCGTCCAGAGCTGCAGCGATGCATCCAACTCCTGGACGCCATG GAGGACTACGAGGTGACACCCGACGAGAAGAGGAAGAGTCGAGGAGATGAGATCATCAAGAAGTTTCTCACCAAGCAG TCCTCTGAGTGTGTAGATATAGCTGAAGGTCTCGCTGAAAGTTGCAGAGAAAATCTAGAACTGAGCCCCTGCAAAGAGATCTTCAGTGACTGTCGCAA AGCTCTTCATGACTACTTAAGTGGTGCTCCTTTTGCTGACTATCAGAACAGCATGTACTTCGACCGCTTCCTCCAATGGAAAATGCTCGAAAG ACAACCCATCACGAAAGACACATTTCGTCAGTATAGAGTTCTGGGGAAAGGAGGTTTTGGAGAG GTGTGTGCGTGCCAGGTGCGAGCCACAGGAAAAATGTACGCCTGTAAAAAGCTGGAGAAGAAAAGGATAAAGAAGAGGAAGGGGGAAGCCATGGCTCTAAATGAGAAGCAGATTCTGGAGAAGGTCAACAGCAGGTTTGTG GTTAGTTTAGCGTACGCGTATGAGACCAAAGATGCCCTGTGTCTGGTGCTGACCATAATGAACGGCGGCGATCTGAAGTTTCACATCTATAACATGGGAACCCCGGGCTTTGAGAAGGAGCGCGTGCAGTTCTACGCCGCTGAGATCTGCTGCGGTCTCGAGCACCTGCACCGAGAGTCTATCGTCTACAG GGATTTAAAACCAGAGAATATACTCTTAGATGATAATG GTCATATCCGGATCTCAGACCTAGGCTTGGCCATTAAAGTGCCTGATGGAGAACAGATCCGTGGCCGAGTGGGGACCGTGGGCTACATGG CTCCAGAGGTGATCAATAACGAGCGCTATAGCATGAGTCCGGACTGGTGGGGATTGGGTTGTCTGATTTATGAGATGACTGCCGGCCGATCGCCTTTCCGCGCTCGCAAAGAACGAGTGAAGAGAGAAGAGGTGGAGAAGAGGGTgcaagaggaggaagaggagtaCAGCGACAAGTTTTCAGAAGACACCAAAGCCATCTGCAGGATG cTGCTAGCCAAAGACCCTAGTGAGAGGCTTGGCTGTCAGGGGGATGGCGCCACAGAGGTGAAAGCCCACCCTATTTTTCGTTCCATCAACTTTAAGAGGCTTGCAGCAGGCATGCTCGAAGCACCATTTATTCCAGAC CCTCAGGCCATCTACTGTAAGGACGTGTTGGACATCGAACAGTTCTCCACAGTGAAAGGGGTGGAGCTGGAGCCCAAAGATGACTCCTTCTACAGCAAAGTATCAACTGGAAGCGTTCCCATCCCCTGGCAAAATGAG ATGATAGAGACGGAGTGCTTTAAAGAACTCAACATCTTGAATTTTGATGGCACTGTACCCCCTGACCTGGACTGGAGAGGTCAACCCTCACCCCCACCCAAACAGGGCTTACTGCAGAGACTCTTCGGCCGGCAG GAGTGCTGTGGAAATTGCAGCGACAGTGAGGAGGAGCCCACACGGCTGTGA